The Treponema sp. Marseille-Q3903 genomic interval ATCCTGAACAGTTTGAAATACTAGGTTTATCTTAAAAATATGGTTTTGGAGATAAAAGTATACGATTATATGATGACTTTCAAGAAATAAGACAAGATGGAACTTTTACTGGTAGTACAGGAAGAAAAACTAACGGAAATCCTATGCTGGCAGGAAAACCAAAATCTGGAAATTATTATATAAAAGGTGAAGAATGCGTGCATTCTCTTTACAGTAGAATTTTCATTCGACGTATAAATAAAGGAGAGTAAGCAATGAAAGAAACTTTAATTACGGTTTTAAGTAGTGGACTTTTAGCAACGATTATATCTTGTCTATTACCTGCACTATTTTTCAAAAGAGATAGAAAATTTGAATATAATCTGGAGTATCACAAAAAACTATTGGATAAAAGAATTGACTCTTATGAAAAAATAGAACGCATTGCATATTTCTTTTCTTCTGCTGTACAGGACTCTGACGGGAGACCATATCATTTTATTTTTTCTACAGAACAAAATCCATTTCAAGGCGAATATGTTGCGTTAATGACGGAATTAACAAAATGTAATCTTTGGATTAGTGATAAAATTCGTGATAAACTCTTGGAATTAAATAGGTTTTTATTTGAGAATAGAATTGATTTTACTGACATTGAAAAAGGAAAACTCTTTCATAACCAGTTAAGTACGATGTCAGATGAAATCATTGCTATTTCTCGAAAAGATATGCTTAATTTAAGCGACCTAAACTTTTTACGAAAACAAGGAAAATAAAAAATGAATATAAAACTTCACGAAATCACTGTAAAAGAAGTCGCTGAGAACTACACTGACAATGCAGAAAACGGAGTAACTGGTTACAATAATCGACTTAATATCCGTCCTGCCTATCAGCGTGAATTCATCTACAAGGAAAAACAGCGTGATGAAGTTATACGCACAGTTATAAAAGGCTTTCCCTTAAATGTTATGTATTGGGTAAAAAGCGATGATGGAAACTTTGAAGTTTTGGACGGTCAGCAAAGAACAATCAGTTTGTGCCAGTATGCAAACGGCGAGTTTTCTCTTGACCATAGGATGTTTCAAAATCTTACAAAAATCGAGCAAGAACAAATTTTAAATTACAAACTCATGATTTACATCTGCGAGGGAAACGACAAAGAAAAGCTTGATTGGTTTAAAACAATAAATATTGCAGGCGAACAACTTACAAATCAAGAATTGAGAAACGCAATTTATACAGGCGAATGGCTTACTGAAGCAAAAAAAATATTTTTCAAAGACTGGTTGTGCTGCTACGCAAATTGCGGATAAGTATTTAAATGGGTCTGCAATTCGTCAGGATTATCTTGAAACTGCATTGAGTTGGATATGCCATCGTGACAACATGGAAATTGAAGATTACATGGCAAAACATCAGCATGACACCAACTGTAATGAACTTTGGCTTTATTTTAAAAGCGTCATTGATTGGGTTCAAGTAATTTTCACAAATTACAGAAAAGAAATGAAAGGTCGTGATTGGGGCGTATTTTTCAATAAATATGGTAAGAATTCTTATGATGCAAAAACACTTGAAGCAAAAATTTTAGAACTTTTGGAAGATGATGATGTTACAAACAACAGCGGAATCTACGAGTATCTTTTAAGCGGAGAAGAAAAGCATCTTTCAATTCGTAGTTTTACTCCAAAAATGGCTCGTGCCGCTTTTGAAAAACAGAAAGGCATTTGTCCTAAATGCGGAAAAACTTTTTCAATTGAACAAATGCAAGCAGACCATATTACTCCGTGGAGTAAAGGTGGTAAAACTGTTGCAGAAAACTGTCAAATGCTCTGTGCAGATTGTAACAGAAGAAAAAGTAATATATAAAAAGGTATAAAAATTGTGAAACTCAAGCTTTCACAATTTTTGGAATTGAACTTTAGGGTAAGGACGAAGAAGCGGTTGTACGCGGCTTTACGCCGCTTGAAAAAGGAAAATGTAATAAGGAAGCGTTGCTTCTAAAAAAATATAAATATTTTCATTAAATAAGAAATAAGAAAATGAAAATGTTTATAAGGAATAATTTCGTATAACAATGTCTTCAAAGCAGACGGCGGTTCAAGCCCGCCGCCGTTTAAGACTATGTTAGATGGACTCGTGCTACTGCACGAGCTGAATTTTTAGGTATAAAGCTAGATTTGATATTAAAAAAACGTATAATAGAGCTATGAAACCTAAAGAAAAAAAAGAGATTTTTAATTTCTTAGAATATAATAAAAACATTCTCCAGTCCTATGGCGTAAAAAAAATAGGTCTTTTTGGTTCTTATATACATAATCAACAAAATAAAAATAGCGATATTGATATATTAGTAGAATTCCATGCTGATAAAAAAAATTATAATAACTTTATAAATTTAGTTTATTACTTGGAAGATAATTTGAATACAAAAGTAGATTTATTAACCATAGAAAGTTTAAGTCCGTATATTGGTCAGAGAATACTCAATGAGGTTGAATATGTATCGATCAAATGAAGAGTTATTCAAGCATATTTTTGATGAAATTGTTTTTTTAGAATCTGAAACAAGGACCATATCAGAAGAAGTATTTTTAAAAGATGAAAAAACGCAACGAGCTTTTGCACGAAGTATTGAAATTATCGGAGAAGCCGTTAAAAATATTTCAAGTGATGTAATAATTAAATATAAAGAAGTTCCATGGAGAAATATTGCCGGTATGAGAGATAAACTCATTCATGGTTATTTTTCCGTTGATTATGAAATTGTGTGGGATGTTGCAAAAAACATTATTCCTGAATTTAAAAACCAGCTGATAAAAATTATGGATACAGAAAAAAAGAAAAATGACAATTAAAGAAATAATAACAGAAATCAATAAAATAGAAATAGATATTGCTGATTTTATAAGTAGTTACAAAAGTGAACAACTTTTCAGTAATTATGATGATTGGAATTATAAAGATGTCATTGCGCATCTTTTGGAATGGATTATGTTTTCAAAAAATAAACTAAACGCTATTGTACATAACCAAGATTTTCAAGAAATAAGTAATATCGATATATTCAATAAACAAAATTATATAAAAAATAAGAATAAGCATATTACAGAATTACAGAAGAAACTAATCTTTGAACTGAATGAATATAAAAATATTGTGCTACTGTATACAGAAGCAGATTTACAGAGAAAAGATTTTCCAACAGGTTTTTCATTTGA includes:
- a CDS encoding DUF262 domain-containing protein; the protein is MNIKLHEITVKEVAENYTDNAENGVTGYNNRLNIRPAYQREFIYKEKQRDEVIRTVIKGFPLNVMYWVKSDDGNFEVLDGQQRTISLCQYANGEFSLDHRMFQNLTKIEQEQILNYKLMIYICEGNDKEKLDWFKTINIAGEQLTNQELRNAIYTGEWLTEAKKIFFKDWLCCYANCG
- a CDS encoding HNH endonuclease, yielding MSWICHRDNMEIEDYMAKHQHDTNCNELWLYFKSVIDWVQVIFTNYRKEMKGRDWGVFFNKYGKNSYDAKTLEAKILELLEDDDVTNNSGIYEYLLSGEEKHLSIRSFTPKMARAAFEKQKGICPKCGKTFSIEQMQADHITPWSKGGKTVAENCQMLCADCNRRKSNI
- a CDS encoding nucleotidyltransferase family protein, whose translation is MKPKEKKEIFNFLEYNKNILQSYGVKKIGLFGSYIHNQQNKNSDIDILVEFHADKKNYNNFINLVYYLEDNLNTKVDLLTIESLSPYIGQRILNEVEYVSIK
- a CDS encoding DUF86 domain-containing protein, coding for MYRSNEELFKHIFDEIVFLESETRTISEEVFLKDEKTQRAFARSIEIIGEAVKNISSDVIIKYKEVPWRNIAGMRDKLIHGYFSVDYEIVWDVAKNIIPEFKNQLIKIMDTEKKKNDN